In Lolium rigidum isolate FL_2022 chromosome 7, APGP_CSIRO_Lrig_0.1, whole genome shotgun sequence, the DNA window TATGGCAGGTACATTTGGGCCGAGAATTCTCCAATCCTTGGTCGAGTCATTGACTATCCACTCTTATGTGTTAGCACCAGAGCACTGATTTACTGGGTGGTATTTCAGTAAACTGAGCTTCCCACTGCCATGACAACTACCCTAGAAATAAGCAAGATAAACCAAGTTATTATCACTTGAGGAAAGTACATGTATGGTATaagcaacaaaacacaaaacattcCTAGTGGAAATTGCATACTATCCTATCAAGATGGTAGCATGGTTCCAATACAGAAAATAGATATGCAATTCAGGCAATATTTCACAGTAGAATGGAGCAACGCATAGGGATCGTACCATTTTATTTCATCCAATCTTGAGCACAAACAAGAGCTTCGATCGTCTTGATGCTCAATGTGCTGTGGTGCTTTGGAATTACTGGTCCACTGCTACTGAAGGCTGCTTCCGATTGAACAGCAGAGGCTGGCATGGCTAATATGTCCTGTGCCATGGCTGCTAGCGTCGGGTACTTCGTGGCATGGTTCATCCACCAGTTCAAAATGTCAAAATCGTCCTTCCGTGGAACTAGACCATCTTCAAGGTAGTCATCGAGCTCTGTAGATATCTGGCAACTTGCTTGTTCATTCAGATGCTGATCCCAATCATCTAACAGATCATCGGCGTCCAAAGCCGCACTATCTGAAGCAGTGCTTGGTCGATCCGTAGGATTGCAGTATTCATTGAACAGTTCCCGGACTGTTTCGCGGATTTCAGATAAGTAACTCTCTGAATTCGTGCCAAAAGCTCGTTTCAGCCGAAAATCAATGAAGCTGATTTTGAATCTAGGATCCAGAACAACAGGTATCGACAACCACAAGTATGAATTTTGCCAATACCCATGGAACGCTTCCTGCATCTCCATAACCAGTCTAGAGATTTCTCCTAGACCGTTCGATGCTTCTTCTTGCAGAACTGTCCTCACTTTCCAAACCTCATTGAAATATACATTTGCTGTGACAGAGCTAGGGCAAGAAATAACTTCAATGACGCGATAAAATGTCCTCAAAACCTTGCAAATAGAGTCAGCAACGCTCATATCTTCTGGATTCAGCACATTTTCAGAAGGAAACGACTTCTTGAACTGCAAAAGTACTTCAAGCCTAAAATAAAATTTGTGCCACCACTTAGCATCTTCTTGTGGACACTTCAAACTCATCTGTGAAATGACTTCCAGAAGCTGTTGTTGGGCCGATGGTGAGGATGCACGTGCCACAAAAAAATCCATTGCTGCATCACCAACAAGGCGAAGTATATCTGCTTGCCCTTGAGAAACAACGCTATTTAAGACGTCATCCAGACAAGCAATGTTGTATAGCATGCCTCTGATAGGAAGGCACTTCTTCTCCATGAGCATTTCCTTCAGCTGCACCGTGTTTGCATTGTTCCTAACATCACCGACAGAAGTCAAGCTCAAAATCTTATGTTCAAGATTCCAGTCTCTAATTGCATCCCATATGACGTTGTATGATCCACTCTCTGATTCTGAGACAGCAGCCTCCTTGCAATGTATTATTCTTTCCAAATTTGTAGGCGAGGACCAAAACATGCCAAACTTGATTATTACTCTGTGAACTTTCCAGTCTTCACCAATAAAATGTGCTGTCAAACAGAGGTAATTTACTGTTGCCTCAGGTCCATCAGGAGTCCAGATGCTTGCTGACAGAGACACACGTCGGGCTGAAAGTGTAATTATATCCTTAAGATTTAGCTTTTCCTTTTGAAATAAAGcagtgcaatgttcctccataacatCACGAGAAACTGCGTCAACCATAGGGTTGAGGTTCTTTATAAACCTTCTCATTTCTTCATGCTCCACAACTGAAAAGGGATACCCATGTAAAATTATCATCTTGGCTAACTCCTGATAAGCTGTTCCTTTATCAAACTTCCTGGCGCTCGTGTCAGTTGAAATGTTCACGAATGAAGTCTTTTCTTTCTTCACGCTTGTACCATCAGATGCTGGTGGGAACTGATGTGCTGGCACCATTTGAATAGGACGTATTATAGGAGCTGTTTCACCCGAGCTACTAGTCCTGAAGAGCTTGTTGGAGTATTCTGCAATCTGAACCTTCCCATTCGTCAAGGCAGGCGAGAGCTCATCATGCACCCTGGACTTTAAAGTAGGTGCACTCGAAGGGTGAAACTGAATCTTCTGATGATTGTGGACACTTCCACCACGCCGTCCTGGGCAGGTTAGAAGATGCCGGCTCAGATGGCTTCTCCCTCCAAACTTATTTGCGCTGAGACGTTTTTGGCAGTGAATGCAATCCGCAGCCTGGAGCTTCCCCTCGACGTGGACGGGCACAAACTCCTTCCACACCTTCGACTTGAATCTGCTGGGAATTACTGAACCTATGTCGTCAAGCGTCTCCGAAATGATCGCGTTGACCGGATCAATCGGTGAAACTGGACTGTGTTCGTTCACCGAAACTGCGCATAAAACGTGCTATAGTTCAGTTGCTTTGACAATGGCACATGCATATCTATGTATCCGAGATCCTAAGCTTACACCATGCaaactaataacagagagcaacTAGCAAACTCAGTCCAACATGGTTTACAAGGGAAAACAGTGGAACGTACCATACGGGAAGTAGGAATCCTTCTGCTGCCGCCTCTCGGCCGACTCGGGCTTGCCGGGGCAGATCTTCTGGTGCCGCCACAGATGGCTGGTCCCGTTGGAGTCCTTGCAGCTGAGGCGGTTGTGGCAGTAGAGGCACTCGGCGAACTGGACCTTCCCGTTGAGGAAGATGGGCTTGTACTCCTCCCAGACCTTGGACCTCTTCTTGTGCTTGTACCGGAACGCGCTCTGGTGAACCGCAGCGCTGTGAACCCCGTCATAGGCCACCTCCACCTTCATGCCGCCGCCCACCTCGTGCTCGTCGGGGTACTCCACGACGTGCTGGATCATGGAATGCTCCATGGCTAGCTGCACAGTGAATACGAAACGAAAAAAAAAATGGAACTTAGTTTCTGCTGCTAGTAGAAGCATACGAGCACATTAAGCACATCGCACTGCGAAACAGCTACGAAACTACACGATCCGCTCGGAATTCAGACGAAAGTTCAAGGAAAATTTCCCCTAAATCCTAGTACACATTTGAGGTGGGGAAATAGTAATGGATCGCATCGATTCCGACTCCCAGAGAGCCCAAGTCGTCGAAATACGCATGTACGCGACCCAGATCAAAGAATTTCTGAAGGAAATCCGGTAGAAATCGGGTTACCTGAGATGGGGAAGAACCCTGGCCTGGCCTGGCTGGGGGAACCTCGCCGCGGGGGCCGGGGGAGAATCTGGGCACGATTAGGGCATGGAGTTGGATCTGCGGGCGGGCGGCGGGTGGGTAGACCCAGTTCGTGGATTTGGGCTGGGTAAGGGCTCGTTCGGTCAATATGAACTTaattgggctgggctgggctgggctggtcTCCTCGCGGCTTCTGGGCTTGTACTGCGTCTTCACCCTTTTCCCAGTTTTTTTCTTCTGTCAAAAAACTATTCCCCGCTTCCTTTCCTCCAACCCTTATCAGCATGCACAAGTGCAATGACTAGGTGTTATTTCAATGAACTTAATTTTGCCTGTCCTAAATTTTATCATATATCAATAAACAAAACTGTGATCATGACATGTAGCAAAACAGGAAAGGAAATGGATAAAGATAGCACATACAGTACATAAGAGAGAGCAAGTGCATGGCATCCTAATGCAACATATCCATTCAGTCTTGCCATGGAACTGGAATGTTCGTTCATAATAATTCAAGATGGTAAACATCTTACACTAACATAAATTAACAGCGTAACTATTCGATGCTACTACCAATTAGCTCCACATGTCTACAAAAATTACACCTCCAGCGTGAGATGATCAAAGGACATTACATAGCATTGTACTTTCCAAAACCAAGAAAGCCCATCTATAACAAGTACCATCATATGAGAGCAACCATGCATGCGTCCCAAAAGAAATATCAAGACAAGATTACCCTGGCAATAAGAAAATAAAAACCGCGTGCACTTAACCGCAGCGTCTCGCTAGCTACTGGATCGATGGGGCCTTGCAATTTTATCTCATCCAATCTCGGGTGCAGACGAGCGCCTCAATTGTCTTGATACTCAGTGTGCTCTGGTGCTTTGGGATTACTGGCCCGCTGCTGCTCAATGCTGCTTCAGACTGGACAGCAGATGCTGGCATCGCTAAGACGTCCCGCGCAATAGCTGCCAGTGTGGGGTACTGTGTGGTATGTTTCATCCACCAGTCCAGAATGTCAAAATCATCCGTTCTTGGAGCAAGAACCTCACCAAGGTAGTCATCAAGTTCTGAAGATAACTGCCTACTGAGATGCGAATCCCAATCGTCTAATGGATCATTATCATCTACATCCAAAGCTGCATCGCTTGAAACACTGCCAACCCTCGGCTGATTCATGCGGTAGTAGTATTCATTGAAAAGCTCCTGGACTGTACCGTGTATTTCAGATAAGTAGCCCACAGAATCTGCGCCGTAAGCTCGTTCCAGACGAAATTTCATGAACACCATCTTGAATCTTGGATCAAACACAACAGGTATTGACAGCCACAAGTATGAGTTTTGCCAATACTCATCGAATACTTCCTGCATCTCCATAACCAGACTAGCAACCTCTCCATGATCATTTGATGCCTCTTCTTGCAGAACTGTCCTCACTTTCCATACTTCGCTAAAGTATACATTTGCTGTCTGAGAGCAAGGGCTAGAAATTACTTCGATGACGCCATAAAATGTCCTCAAAATCTTGCAAATAGACCGAGCAATTTTCACATCTTCTTGAGACAGCACTCCTTCAGCAGGACATAGCTTCTTCAATTGCAACAGAACTTCAAGCCTAAAATATAACTTGTGCCACCACTTGGCATCTTCTCTAGGACATTTCAAACTCATCTGTGAAATAACTTCCAGAAGCTTCTGTTGTGCCAATGGTGAAGATGCACATGCCCCAAAAAATCCTTTACTATGTCACCGACAAGGAAAAGTATGTATGATTGTACTTCAGAAACAACACTATTTAGCATGTCGTCCACACAAGCAACGTTGTATAGCTTGCCTCTGATAGGAAGGCACCACTGATCTATGAGCATCTCCTTGAGCTTGGAGGTATTTGCATCATTCTTGATTTCACCAA includes these proteins:
- the LOC124677095 gene encoding zinc finger BED domain-containing protein RICESLEEPER 2-like; translation: MEHSMIQHVVEYPDEHEVGGGMKVEVAYDGVHSAAVHQSAFRYKHKKRSKVWEEYKPIFLNGKVQFAECLYCHNRLSCKDSNGTSHLWRHQKICPGKPESAERRQQKDSYFPYVSVNEHSPVSPIDPVNAIISETLDDIGSVIPSRFKSKVWKEFVPVHVEGKLQAADCIHCQKRLSANKFGGRSHLSRHLLTCPGRRGGSVHNHQKIQFHPSSAPTLKSRVHDELSPALTNGKVQIAEYSNKLFRTSSSGETAPIIRPIQMVPAHQFPPASDGTSVKKEKTSFVNISTDTSARKFDKGTAYQELAKMIILHGYPFSVVEHEEMRRFIKNLNPMVDAVSRDVMEEHCTALFQKEKLNLKDIITLSARRVSLSASIWTPDGPEATVNYLCLTAHFIGEDWKVHRVIIKFGMFWSSPTNLERIIHCKEAAVSESESGSYNVIWDAIRDWNLEHKILSLTSVGDVRNNANTVQLKEMLMEKKCLPIRGMLYNIACLDDVLNSVVSQGQADILRLVGDAAMDFFVARASSPSAQQQLLEVISQMSLKCPQEDAKWWHKFYFRLEVLLQFKKSFPSENVLNPEDMSVADSICKVLRTFYRVIEVISCPSSVTANVYFNEVWKVRTVLQEEASNGLGEISRLVMEMQEAFHGYWQNSYLWLSIPVVLDPRFKISFIDFRLKRAFGTNSESYLSEIRETVRELFNEYCNPTDRPSTASDSAALDADDLLDDWDQHLNEQASCQISTELDDYLEDGLVPRKDDFDILNWWMNHATKYPTLAAMAQDILAMPASAVQSEAAFSSSGPVIPKHHSTLSIKTIEALVCAQDWMK